In the genome of Crassaminicella thermophila, the window TGCCGCTAATGATCCTGTTTCAATAGTTTCTTTTTTTTCAAAGCCTGGCTCACGAAAATGAACATGCATATCAATAAGTCCTGGTACAACATATTTTCCACAAACATAAATAACTTTATGGCTTTCTTCAGGAATATTTCTTTCTATTTTTTCAATTTTTCCATTATGCATCAATACATCTAAAGGCTCATTAATATTTTGAGATGGATCAACTACCCATCCTCCTTTAATTAAAGTTTTCATAATAGCTCCTTTCGTAATATAAATAAAAAGACCTTTTACCAGAGGCAAAAGGTCTTTTTATTACATATATAATATATAAAAGTCATTTTCTTTTCGTATCCTTTTCAGCCTCTCTGGACCGATTTAAAGGGTATTATATTTTATTTAGTTTAGCATAATATAACTACATATGTCAATATATTTTTTATTGCTTTTTAAATATACCAAATGGTTTTCCAACAGGCAAAAACACTTTTCCAAAATGTGTATTTAAAACACAAGCAGCAGAACCATAAAAAGCAAATATTGATATTAATAATTCTGAAAAAGCAGCTAATTCATGTGCAGCCTCTGGAATAATACCAAATGTACTAAGAGATAATCCAATAAATAAAAGGTCAATAAGGAAGAATATAATAAATAATACCTTATTTGTCTCCATAGCACCAATTGTCATAAATATAGAAAATATTAAGTATCCTACAAATGCAAATCCAAGCTGTTTTATATCTACGCTTGCTGCTAGCTTTTCACCAAACACACCTGATTGAATCAACCATGTCATGGCAACTCCAAACCAAAATAACGCATATCCTCCAAAAGCTGTAGTTCCAAAAGTATTATTTCTCTTTGAATCATTAATACAAGCAAATAATTGAGCAAAAGCGCCTAAAAAAATAGCCCATGGAATTATTAAGGATACTCCTTGTGTAATATCAAGTTTTTGTGATGATGCTACTAAAGTTACAATAGCAAGTCCAAACAATCCAAGTGCTGAAGGATCTGCATTTGTAATTTTTACATTTTGTACTTCATTTGTGTTCATAAGCACTCTCCTTACAATAATTATTTTTCTAATAGGCATTTTTATATTTCTCTAACATGCTAAAGCATACTTTTTACATTATAACACACATAATCGAAATATTGAATATCTTGTCGATATTTTTGTATACAATTTCAAATCTACTAAAAAATTCGCATGTTGCTCTTGCAACTGCTCATATCTATAACGGAATCTTTTACTTTTGTTCGAGATTTCCGTTGCTCAAAGGTTTTAAAAAATGCTCATTAGTCAATAATCCACAATTTTAAGATATTTATAATTTCCTAAAGAATAAAAAACGTATAAGCTAAAAACTTATACGTTTTTTATTTTCTATATAACTGTTTCCTTATCAATAGCTAGTACCAATTCTCTTAGAATTTTACAAGCAACAGCAGTTGAAACACCACTTGTATCATAATGTGGAGAAAGCTCTACAATATCTGCACCTACAATATTTAATCCCTTTATATTATCTATAACCTCCATCATATCATGAAAAGATATTCCTCCAGGTTCAATTGTGCCTGTTCCTGGAAAAACGGAAGGATCTAGAATATCTAAATCGATAGTAATATATACAGGAGCATCTCCTATCTCTTTTACTACTTCTTTTAAGCCTGAGCAAGTAAATTTTGTCAATTTAGTATGTTCCTTTGCCCATTCAAATTCTTCTTTTTCTCCAGATCTTATACCGAATTGATATATTCTGTCATCTCCTAAAAAATCCCAAATTCTTCTTATTACTGTTGCATGAGATAACTTCTCCCCCATATAATCTTCTCGAAGATCTGTATGAGCATCAAAATGTAGAATATAAAGATCTTTATATTTTTTATATACGGCTTCTACAGCAGGCAATGTAACCAAATGCTCTCCACCAATCATCACTGGTATTTTATCATCTTCTACAATATCTTCTGTAAAGCTATAGATCATCTCTAAAACTTTTTTAGTATTTCCAAAAGGAAATTCTAAATCTCCAGCATCAAATACAGCTATATCATTTAAGTCTTTATCTAAATATGGACTATAAGTTTCTAATCCATAAGACTCATTTCTCATAATACTTGATGCAAATCTAGTACCTGGTCTAAAAGAAGTCGTTCCATCAAAAGGACTACCAAAGACAACTATTTTTGAATCTTTATACTCATTATCAAAGCCTAAAAAGGTTAAAACATTTTTACAGCGTTCCAGCTTCAATCATCTCCTTAACATAATTTGGTAATGCAAAAGCACCTACATGAAGATCTGTATTATAATATTTTGTCTTAAGTCCTAAAGAATTCCACTTTTGTGGATCAATATCTTTTACTGGGTGTAATTTCTTAGATGCAAAACCAAACAACCAATGTCCAGAAGGATAAGTTGGTATATGAGCTTGATATACTTCGGCTATCGGGAAAATATTTTTTATTTTTCTGCTTGCTCTAATCATTTCCCTTGCATCATTTTCATAATAAGGACTCTCATTTTGATTTACCAATATTCCTTCTTCTGTTAATGCTTTATAGCAATTTCTATAAAATTCTGTTGTAAAAAGTCCTTCTCCTGGCCCTATAGGATCTGTAGAATCTACAATAATTAGGTCATATTCATTTTCTTTTCCTTCTACAAACTTGATTCCATCTTCAAAATATACATTTACTCTTTCATCATCTAACTTGCATGAAGTAATTGGGAAAAATTCTTTTGCAACTTCAACAACCACTTCATCTATTTCAACCATATCAATTTTTTCTATAGTTTTATATCTTGTTAATTCTCTAACCGTTCCACCATCTCCAGCTCCTATTACTAAAACCTTTTTAATATTTGGATTTGTTGCCATAGCTACATGAGTAATCATATCATGATAAATAAATTCGTCTTTTTCTGTTATCATAATCAATCCATCAATTGTAAGTAGCTTTCCAAATTCATATGTATCAAAAACATCTATTTGTTGAAATGGACTTTTTTTCGTATAAAGATGTTCCTTTACTTTAATTGAAAACTTTGCATTTTCTGTATGATGTTCTGTATACCATAATTCCATGTTTATTCCTCCTAGTTTCACTGATATTTTTAAGTAAAAAACACAATATTAGCTTTTGCTTTTTTTCTATTAGCATTCTTATTATCTTTTTTAAATATACTATTTTTTTTGAGAATGTCAATACTCTTTCTTGCATTTTAAAAAGTCCTATATTTATTATACTTTAAAAAATAGCGCCCATTTATATACTTGGACGCTATTTTTATCATATTCCTAAAACCTTAATATTCTCTACGTAAGGATCTTGTGTATCTGTTAGCATGCTATGCTGACTTTTTAGAAACTTTATATAATAAATCATTTCCTTACTTATTCTTTCTCCTGGTGTAACAATTGGAATCCCTGGAGGATATGCCATAATAGATTCTCCACTTACTTCCCCTTCAGCCTCATCTAGTTTTACTAGTTTTTTTCTAGCATAAAAAGCATTCCTTGGAGAAACGATAACCTCTGGATTTTCCAAAGCAATTTTTGCATACTTTATTTGTGTTCCTTGGCTTCCTCTATATTTTTCACTAATATCTCTTAACGCTTTTATCAATGCTTCAATAGATTTTTCTCCATCTCCCACACTGACAATAGCAAGTATATTCAACACATCTCCAAGCTCCACTTGAATATTATATTCATCCCTTAATAAATCATAAACTTCAAATCCTGTCAAGCCAAGTCCAGTTACATTAATCCCTAATTTTGTTTCATCAAAATTATAAACACCAGGCTTACCAATTAGCTCTTTTCCAAAAGCATAAAATCCATCAATTTTATTAATTTCATCTCTAGCATTTTTTGTAAGCTTTAGTATTTTAGATAATACTTTTTCTCCTTGTGTTACCAACATTTTTCTTGCTACATCTAAACTTCCCATCAACAAATATGAAGCACTTGTAGTTTGTGTTAAATTCAATATTGTTTTTACAGTATTCTTATCAATCAAACCTTCATTTAACAACAAAACAGAACTTTGAGTTAAAGATCCTCCTGTTTTGTGCAAGCTTACAGCAGCCATATCAGCTCCTAATTCCATTGCTGATTGAGGAAGCTCAGGATGAAACGGAAAATGTGCCCCATGGGCTTCATCCACTAAAACGACCATTCCATGTTTATGAGCTAATTTCACAATCTCTTTAACATCTGAAGTAGCACCATAATAGGTAGGATTAATAATAAATACAGCTTTTGCATCTGAATTTTTTGCTATAGCCATTTCTACACTCTCTAGTGATACTCCCATAGCAATTCCAAGCCTATCATTCGTCTCTGGTTGAATATATACAGGCAACGCTCCACTTAATATAAGACCGTTTGTAGCTGATTTATGTGCATTTCTAGGTATAATAATTTTTTCTCCTGGTTTACATACACTCATAATCATTGCTTGTACCGCAGAAGTAGTGCCATTTACTTGAAAAAAAGCATGATCTGCACAATAAGCTTCTGCCATCAGCTCTTCAGCTTCTTTAATAACACTAACAGGGTTGCTTATATTATCAAGTGGCTTCATAGAATTTACATCTATTTCCAAAACCTTTTTCCCAACAAATTCTGCAAACTCTGGTATTCCATTCCCATGTTTATGTCCTGGAACATCAAACGGAATAACCTTTCTTTCATGATACGCCTTTAAAGCATCGAATAATGGCATATTGTTTTGATTGTGTAGCATATTCCACCACCTTCTTTTCAAAAAATCCAGTACGATTTATGTTATACCATCTATTTCATATTGTCAATACACTAATTTCTTACACTTAAATATCTATTATTTATATGCTCATAAAGATAAACAATATCAATACTAAAAAAGAAATATAAAGACACGTGAATGACTTTGATAACTTTTGTTAAAATTGTTTATCTATATTATTTTCATAAATAGAAATAAAAATATCAACTATTTCAGGATCAAACTGTGTTCCGCTACACATTTTTATTTCTTCAATAGCCTCTTTGTGGGTTTTAATTTGATTATATGGCCTTAAATTAGTCATTGCATCATAAGAATCTACTACTGCCAATATTCTACACTCTAATGGAATATCATTTTTACTTAGTCCTAATGGATATCCTTTCCCATCCCACCTTTCATGATGCTTTAGGATCAGTTCTGCAATGCTAGAAAGCTCATGTGAATTTAAAGCTATTCTATACCCCTTTTCAGTATGGCTTTTCATTATTTCCCACTCTTCTTGTGATAATTTTCCTGTTTTTTTGAGTATATAATCAGGAATTGCAATTTTACCTAAATCATGAACTTCAGCTAATAAAATTAGTTTATTCTTTCTATTTTCATTAAGTCCTATTTTATCAGCAATTTTTGTACACATCTTTACTACTCTTTTAGTGTGTCCTGAAGTTACAAAGTCCCTTTCAGCTAATGCAGCCATTAAAATGCTTAATATTTGATTCTTTCTACTTGATTTATTCATCAATTTATTTCTATACATTATATCATCAGCTTCTTTTATAACTTCTTCAATTTTCTTTTTTCTATTATCTGTTATGCTAAACCCAATTGCAACAGATAGTTTAAGCATTTTATTATCTAATGAGTTATTATATTCTTCTATATTAGCATAAATTCTTTTTACTATATTTTCAATTTTTTCCTTATTTGTTTCTGTCAGTATAACTGAAAATTCATCTCCTCCTATCCTTGCAACAACATCTTTTTCTCTTACAGATTTCTTTAAAATATCAGCAAAACTTTTGAGAAGGATATCTCCATATTTATGCCCTAATGTGTCATTAACAAATTTTAATCCGTTTAAATCACACATAATAATAGCAATTGAATCAAAATTATTCTTTTCATATTTATCTAGTTCTTTATTAAAATAATTATAATTATATAATCCAGTCAATGTATCATACATACTCATATGTTCTAATTTTTTTTCATAATTTTTTACTTCTGTTATATTTGTATAAATTCCATATCCTCCTAATATCTTATCGTTAATTTTTATACGTATACTTCTAACCAATACATATACTGGGGTTTTGTCTTTTTTATATCTTACTGATTCAACACTAACTATTCCTTTTTTTAAAGTCTTAATAGTTAATTCTCTTGCTTCTTGTAATTTTTCCTCTGGAACAATGATTTTATCTATATTTTTTCCTAAACATTCTTCTTTAGAGTAACCAAATATTTTCTCAAAGGATTTATTGACATTTAATATTCTTCCTTTTGTATCAACTTCTACAATTGCATCTTGTGAATGATTAAATAATATTTCCAAACGACTTTTTTGAATCATTTCAATATTTTTTTCAGTTATTAATTCTTTTTCAATTTCTAATCTTTTTTTAATTTCATCGTTTAAATCACTATTTATTTTATTCAATTTATAAAGATAGAGCATCATAAAAATTACTATAATTCCTGTAATCATCAGTAGCATTATCGTTTGTGTGTTAAGCAGTGAATACAAATTTCTATATTTTGAATATAAATAAACACCCGTTCCAATATAAGCATCTATTTCAGGAATTCCTTTGACATATGCTAACTTTTCTTCAACAGTTTCAGTGTTTGGTAGTTTTTTTAAGTATTTTACATATGAACCATATGGTGATTGTTTTGCTGCTTTAACAAGTTCTCTTATAACATACCTGCCTTCCACATCTCGGTAATCCCACATGTTTCTTCCTTCTTTTTCAGGTTCAAATGGCTGAACTAAATAGTAACCATCATACGTACTCATAAAAATATAATTATCAGAATAATTGTCTTTATAAGTCATATTTCTAACTAAATTAGCAATCCTTTTTCTCGCTTCCTCAACAGTAATCTTTCCTTTCCGTCTTAACTCTATAATAGGATTTATAGTATTATAAGCAATATCTACCTTTTGTTTCAATTCTATTTGTACTTGATTTTCAATTTCGTTAACAAACAACTCTGATACATGCTTTGTTCCAATCATTATAATAATAATTATGCATATAGCAATTATGAAAATAATTTTTATAGTTATAAATTTTAAAATTTTATCTTTCAGTTTACTAATCAACATTATTTGTTCACCAACTTAACTGTAACTATTTCCAATCTTTATACTTTGAAGCGATTTACCATCTCCATCATATCCATAGCTATTTCACTTAAGCTTTGAGCTGTTGATGCTACTTCCTCTGATGATGCCGTAAATTCCTCTGATGATGCTGCTACCTCTTCTATAGCTGCTGAATTTTCTTCTGTTACTGCACTTACCTGCTCAACTCTTTCCATAACCATATCCTTCGATTTTACAATCTCATCCATAGCATCATATGTTTTCTTCATAAGAGGCGCTATATTTTCAACAGATATTAGTATATCTCCAAAAGACTTTACAGTATTTTCCACAGACGTTACCTGTTCTTTTACGTACTGTTCTACATCATTTGATGTGTTAATAACTTCATCTGTATCTCTCGTAATAGATTCTACTAAATTTACTATCTTTTTAGTAGATTGTCTTGATTCTTCTGCTAATTTTCGTACTTCCTCAGCTACTACAGCAAACCCCCTACCATTTTCCCCTGCTCTTGCTGCTTCTATAGCCGCATTTAGTGCCAATAAATTGGTTTGTTCTGATATAGCTGATATTATTTCTGTAATACCACTTATTTCTTTTACAGAATCCGTTAATGTTTCTACTTTACCTACAACTAATTCAAATGCATTTTTTATTGCTTCAATAGATTGAACTAATATATCCATTTCTTTCTTACCAATATTCGCTTTATTTTCTGCATTTTCCGTTTCATCTTTTACATTTTTAAGTTCTTTATATACATGTTCTATATTGTTTGTCAGCTCTGACAAAAAACTCACAATATCTGTTAAATTCTGTGCCTGACTTATAGCTCCATCAGCTACCTGCTGCATAGTTGATGCTAATTCTTGAGATGAAGCAGATATTTCTTCTGATACAGCAGCAAGATTTTTAGATTGACTTGTTACTTTCTCTGAATTTCTCTTTACATCAATCAAGGCTCTTTGCATATTTTTAATAACATCTACTAATGAACGATTCATTTGGGCAAACTCATTCTTACCATTTTCCTCTAAATCTACTATAAAATCATAGTCCGATAATTTTGTTAATACATTATTGATTTGAGCCATTGATTTTTTCATTAATATTAATAAAAGAAAAATCAAGAAAGCTATTAAAGCAATTATTACTGTTGATAAAATTATAAATAAATTCCTTGATTTTCCATATAATTCATTTGCTTTATCAACTACATTTTGTGCTTTAACTTCATTTATAGATATTAGCTCATTAATGTTTTTTTGAACTTCAGAAGCACAATCAATTATTTTATTAATTTCTACTGCACTTAATACAGCCCCTTTTTGTAATTTGCTTAATAATTCGTCGCTTTCATTTAAATATATTTTATAGTTACTTTCAATTTTATCAAATAATGTCTTTTCCTCATTTTTTAGATCAAGCTCTCTATATTTATCAAAAACTTTTATTAAACTTTTCTTTTGATTTTCTATAGTCTCTGCTACAGTTTTGTCGTACTGATTTGAATAAAGTATTTTGTTTATATTAAGCCTTATAATATAAAGTTCTGATTCTAGGTGTTTTAGTTCAAGAGATGTAAGCATATTTTTTTCATAAAGAGAATTCATATCATTACTTAAAACTCTCATATTGTTCAAAGATGAGTATGTTATATACCCTGTAGAAATAACTGTAAGAATTAATGTAATAAGTAATAAAGAAGTAATTTTTACGTTTTTTAAAAAATTATTACTTTTACTCGTAGTCTTTTCTTTCATCTCATTTCCCTCCTCAAACAATATTTTAAAATATAAAAACCCTTTTTAATATTAATAATAATCATTTAAAAAGGGGCTAAAATAGTACT includes:
- a CDS encoding acetate uptake transporter, coding for MNTNEVQNVKITNADPSALGLFGLAIVTLVASSQKLDITQGVSLIIPWAIFLGAFAQLFACINDSKRNNTFGTTAFGGYALFWFGVAMTWLIQSGVFGEKLAASVDIKQLGFAFVGYLIFSIFMTIGAMETNKVLFIIFFLIDLLFIGLSLSTFGIIPEAAHELAAFSELLISIFAFYGSAACVLNTHFGKVFLPVGKPFGIFKKQ
- the speB gene encoding agmatinase, which produces MERCKNVLTFLGFDNEYKDSKIVVFGSPFDGTTSFRPGTRFASSIMRNESYGLETYSPYLDKDLNDIAVFDAGDLEFPFGNTKKVLEMIYSFTEDIVEDDKIPVMIGGEHLVTLPAVEAVYKKYKDLYILHFDAHTDLREDYMGEKLSHATVIRRIWDFLGDDRIYQFGIRSGEKEEFEWAKEHTKLTKFTCSGLKEVVKEIGDAPVYITIDLDILDPSVFPGTGTIEPGGISFHDMMEVIDNIKGLNIVGADIVELSPHYDTSGVSTAVACKILRELVLAIDKETVI
- the speE gene encoding polyamine aminopropyltransferase; its protein translation is MELWYTEHHTENAKFSIKVKEHLYTKKSPFQQIDVFDTYEFGKLLTIDGLIMITEKDEFIYHDMITHVAMATNPNIKKVLVIGAGDGGTVRELTRYKTIEKIDMVEIDEVVVEVAKEFFPITSCKLDDERVNVYFEDGIKFVEGKENEYDLIIVDSTDPIGPGEGLFTTEFYRNCYKALTEEGILVNQNESPYYENDAREMIRASRKIKNIFPIAEVYQAHIPTYPSGHWLFGFASKKLHPVKDIDPQKWNSLGLKTKYYNTDLHVGAFALPNYVKEMIEAGTL
- a CDS encoding aminotransferase class I/II-fold pyridoxal phosphate-dependent enzyme — translated: MLHNQNNMPLFDALKAYHERKVIPFDVPGHKHGNGIPEFAEFVGKKVLEIDVNSMKPLDNISNPVSVIKEAEELMAEAYCADHAFFQVNGTTSAVQAMIMSVCKPGEKIIIPRNAHKSATNGLILSGALPVYIQPETNDRLGIAMGVSLESVEMAIAKNSDAKAVFIINPTYYGATSDVKEIVKLAHKHGMVVLVDEAHGAHFPFHPELPQSAMELGADMAAVSLHKTGGSLTQSSVLLLNEGLIDKNTVKTILNLTQTTSASYLLMGSLDVARKMLVTQGEKVLSKILKLTKNARDEINKIDGFYAFGKELIGKPGVYNFDETKLGINVTGLGLTGFEVYDLLRDEYNIQVELGDVLNILAIVSVGDGEKSIEALIKALRDISEKYRGSQGTQIKYAKIALENPEVIVSPRNAFYARKKLVKLDEAEGEVSGESIMAYPPGIPIVTPGERISKEMIYYIKFLKSQHSMLTDTQDPYVENIKVLGI
- a CDS encoding diguanylate cyclase, with product MLISKLKDKILKFITIKIIFIIAICIIIIIMIGTKHVSELFVNEIENQVQIELKQKVDIAYNTINPIIELRRKGKITVEEARKRIANLVRNMTYKDNYSDNYIFMSTYDGYYLVQPFEPEKEGRNMWDYRDVEGRYVIRELVKAAKQSPYGSYVKYLKKLPNTETVEEKLAYVKGIPEIDAYIGTGVYLYSKYRNLYSLLNTQTIMLLMITGIIVIFMMLYLYKLNKINSDLNDEIKKRLEIEKELITEKNIEMIQKSRLEILFNHSQDAIVEVDTKGRILNVNKSFEKIFGYSKEECLGKNIDKIIVPEEKLQEARELTIKTLKKGIVSVESVRYKKDKTPVYVLVRSIRIKINDKILGGYGIYTNITEVKNYEKKLEHMSMYDTLTGLYNYNYFNKELDKYEKNNFDSIAIIMCDLNGLKFVNDTLGHKYGDILLKSFADILKKSVREKDVVARIGGDEFSVILTETNKEKIENIVKRIYANIEEYNNSLDNKMLKLSVAIGFSITDNRKKKIEEVIKEADDIMYRNKLMNKSSRKNQILSILMAALAERDFVTSGHTKRVVKMCTKIADKIGLNENRKNKLILLAEVHDLGKIAIPDYILKKTGKLSQEEWEIMKSHTEKGYRIALNSHELSSIAELILKHHERWDGKGYPLGLSKNDIPLECRILAVVDSYDAMTNLRPYNQIKTHKEAIEEIKMCSGTQFDPEIVDIFISIYENNIDKQF
- a CDS encoding methyl-accepting chemotaxis protein, whose amino-acid sequence is MKEKTTSKSNNFLKNVKITSLLLITLILTVISTGYITYSSLNNMRVLSNDMNSLYEKNMLTSLELKHLESELYIIRLNINKILYSNQYDKTVAETIENQKKSLIKVFDKYRELDLKNEEKTLFDKIESNYKIYLNESDELLSKLQKGAVLSAVEINKIIDCASEVQKNINELISINEVKAQNVVDKANELYGKSRNLFIILSTVIIALIAFLIFLLLILMKKSMAQINNVLTKLSDYDFIVDLEENGKNEFAQMNRSLVDVIKNMQRALIDVKRNSEKVTSQSKNLAAVSEEISASSQELASTMQQVADGAISQAQNLTDIVSFLSELTNNIEHVYKELKNVKDETENAENKANIGKKEMDILVQSIEAIKNAFELVVGKVETLTDSVKEISGITEIISAISEQTNLLALNAAIEAARAGENGRGFAVVAEEVRKLAEESRQSTKKIVNLVESITRDTDEVINTSNDVEQYVKEQVTSVENTVKSFGDILISVENIAPLMKKTYDAMDEIVKSKDMVMERVEQVSAVTEENSAAIEEVAASSEEFTASSEEVASTAQSLSEIAMDMMEMVNRFKV